A portion of the Myxococcaceae bacterium JPH2 genome contains these proteins:
- the rlmM gene encoding 23S rRNA (cytidine(2498)-2'-O)-methyltransferase RlmM, producing the protein MPPHLLAPRPGRWLWTCRAGFEAHLYEELAWAGVQPRLLGEALVESDGAPGLKPAFARAGHRVVTPLLEGTPEAVAQAAARAVAALSTRGPWVVQAFTPDTPRGNTQAARAEALEAAVRAQLPADRLLDDEQRAREAGALLVGLCVAPEGVVVGAVAASEALSLAPGGRRRMKRAGESPSRAAMKLEEALDGLAFEPGRGDVCVDLGAAPGGWTQRLVSRGARVVAVDPAKLMPELTSHPRVRHMQESAFAYAPEEPVDWLFCDMAWRPLEVAQLLAKWGRRGWAHHLVANIKLPMKDKNPLLMRVRHTLAGEGGWEGILVRQLYHDRDEVTVTAHRMR; encoded by the coding sequence ATGCCCCCACACCTCCTGGCGCCTCGCCCGGGCCGGTGGCTGTGGACGTGCCGAGCAGGCTTCGAGGCGCATCTCTACGAGGAGCTGGCCTGGGCCGGCGTGCAGCCCCGGCTGCTGGGCGAGGCCCTGGTGGAGAGCGACGGCGCCCCCGGGTTGAAGCCCGCGTTCGCGCGCGCGGGGCACCGGGTGGTGACCCCGCTGCTGGAGGGGACTCCCGAGGCCGTGGCGCAAGCGGCGGCGCGGGCCGTGGCCGCGCTGTCCACCCGAGGGCCGTGGGTGGTGCAGGCCTTCACGCCGGACACCCCTCGGGGCAACACCCAGGCGGCCCGGGCGGAGGCCTTGGAGGCGGCCGTGCGGGCGCAGCTCCCAGCGGATCGGCTACTGGATGACGAGCAGCGCGCGCGGGAGGCGGGCGCCCTGCTGGTGGGGCTTTGCGTGGCACCCGAGGGCGTCGTGGTGGGCGCCGTGGCCGCGAGCGAGGCGCTGTCGCTGGCTCCGGGCGGACGGCGGCGAATGAAGCGCGCGGGGGAGTCTCCGTCTCGCGCGGCAATGAAGCTGGAGGAGGCTCTGGATGGGCTGGCCTTCGAGCCCGGCCGAGGCGACGTCTGCGTGGACCTGGGCGCCGCGCCCGGCGGGTGGACGCAGCGGCTCGTTTCCCGAGGCGCGCGCGTGGTGGCGGTGGATCCGGCGAAGCTCATGCCGGAGCTGACCTCGCACCCGCGCGTGCGGCACATGCAGGAGAGCGCCTTCGCCTACGCCCCGGAGGAGCCGGTGGACTGGCTCTTCTGCGACATGGCGTGGCGTCCCCTGGAGGTGGCTCAGCTCTTGGCCAAGTGGGGGCGCCGCGGGTGGGCGCACCATCTGGTGGCCAACATCAAGCTGCCCATGAAGGACAAGAACCCCCTGCTGATGCGCGTGCGCCACACGCTCGCGGGGGAGGGCGGCTGGGAGGGCATCTTGGTCCGGCAGCTCTACCACGACCGCGACGAGGTGACCGTCACCGCGCACCGCATGCGCTGA
- a CDS encoding GGDEF domain-containing protein yields the protein MPYPLDDASATALISLFPRSVRPGRPQESVQAAAAELITAEQQRRGQPDPRTGAFHVLALTQGALLKEEFDLSTHAHHDGWRVGAVIADVRELIRFNAKFGFPAGDALLAATARSLAAQYPGAKVVRVQPDAFAALLVPTSQLTVDASMGATTRERLIQDARKALPEGASAEDAPDYTVALLELTVDQPSHWQVLGPLLWGELERAYVMERSGRAQGLQHRRIHLDAFIPPA from the coding sequence ATGCCCTACCCGCTCGACGACGCCAGCGCCACGGCGCTCATCTCCCTCTTCCCCCGCTCCGTGCGGCCCGGCCGTCCCCAAGAGTCGGTGCAGGCCGCGGCCGCGGAGCTCATCACCGCCGAGCAACAGCGGCGGGGTCAGCCGGATCCGCGCACGGGCGCCTTCCATGTGCTCGCGCTCACCCAGGGCGCGCTCCTCAAGGAGGAGTTCGACCTGTCCACCCACGCCCACCATGATGGGTGGCGCGTGGGCGCGGTCATCGCCGATGTCCGAGAGCTGATCCGCTTCAACGCGAAGTTCGGCTTCCCCGCCGGCGACGCGCTGCTCGCGGCCACCGCGCGCTCACTCGCGGCGCAGTACCCGGGAGCCAAGGTGGTCCGCGTCCAGCCAGATGCCTTCGCGGCCCTCCTCGTCCCCACCTCACAGCTCACGGTGGACGCGTCCATGGGGGCGACCACGCGCGAGCGCCTCATCCAGGACGCGCGCAAGGCCCTGCCCGAAGGGGCCTCCGCCGAGGACGCGCCGGACTACACCGTGGCGCTCCTGGAGCTGACCGTGGATCAGCCCTCGCACTGGCAGGTGCTGGGGCCGCTGCTCTGGGGCGAGTTGGAGCGGGCCTACGTCATGGAGCGCTCGGGGCGAGCCCAGGGGCTCCAGCACCGGCGCATCCACTTGGACGCCTTCATCCCGCCCGCGTAA
- a CDS encoding M23 family metallopeptidase, whose amino-acid sequence MAKKSFTLMVIPDHDAPVKRYTIQRSWLTQVAMGVMLVVGLGVAGSIHYFQVAADASENRILRDENLTLRSQLKSVRERIEHIGSTLDRVERFDQKLRAVTLLSDPQRNLAMGPTEPEAGTAQATDTQFTQLTTTETPKAMMGRLDRLSAEATRQEQSLQELQAYFQDQKSMLASTPSVWPARGWVTSDFGQRLDPYTADRVMHAGLDIAAEHGKEVHAPSDGTVVFAGLEGGYGNVIVIDHGYGIKTRYGHLSKLMVKAGDRVKRGALIAAVGNTGRSTGPHLHYEVRVNGIPQNPRKFILEE is encoded by the coding sequence GTGGCGAAAAAGTCCTTCACCCTGATGGTGATCCCGGATCACGACGCTCCGGTGAAGCGCTACACCATCCAGCGCTCCTGGCTCACGCAGGTGGCCATGGGCGTGATGCTGGTGGTGGGCCTGGGAGTCGCGGGAAGCATCCACTACTTCCAGGTGGCGGCGGACGCGTCCGAGAACCGCATCCTCCGGGATGAGAACCTCACGCTCCGCTCCCAGCTGAAGTCCGTGCGGGAGCGCATCGAGCACATCGGCTCCACGCTGGACCGGGTGGAGCGGTTCGACCAGAAGCTGCGCGCCGTCACGCTCCTGTCAGACCCTCAGCGCAATCTGGCCATGGGCCCCACCGAGCCCGAGGCGGGCACGGCGCAGGCCACGGACACGCAGTTCACGCAGCTCACCACCACCGAAACGCCCAAGGCGATGATGGGGCGGTTGGACCGGTTGAGCGCGGAGGCCACGCGGCAGGAGCAGAGCCTCCAGGAGCTGCAGGCCTACTTCCAGGACCAGAAGTCGATGCTGGCCTCCACTCCGTCCGTCTGGCCCGCGCGGGGTTGGGTGACCAGTGACTTCGGTCAGCGGTTGGATCCGTACACGGCGGATCGCGTGATGCACGCGGGCCTCGACATCGCGGCGGAGCACGGCAAGGAAGTGCACGCGCCGTCGGATGGCACGGTGGTGTTCGCGGGCCTCGAGGGCGGGTATGGCAACGTCATCGTCATCGACCACGGCTATGGCATCAAGACGCGCTACGGCCACCTGTCCAAGCTGATGGTGAAGGCCGGCGACCGCGTGAAGCGCGGCGCGCTGATCGCGGCGGTGGGCAACACGGGCCGCTCCACGGGTCCCCACCTGCACTACGAAGTCCGCGTGAACGGCATCCCGCAGAACCCGCGCAAGTTCATCCTGGAGGAGTAG